In Choloepus didactylus isolate mChoDid1 chromosome 18, mChoDid1.pri, whole genome shotgun sequence, the genomic stretch tggacacttcctagactttatacccaaagcacaatcaacaaaagaaaaaagataaatgggaacttctcaagcttagaagtttctgtacctcaaaggaatttctcaaaaaggtaaagaggcagccaacttaatgggaaaaaatttttggaaaccatctatctgacaaaagactgatatcttgcatatataaagaaatcctacaactcaatgacaatagcacagacagcccaattataaaatgggcaagagataggaaaagacagttctctgaagaggaaatacaaatggccaagaaacacatgaaaaaatgttcagcttcactagctattagagagatgcaaattaagaccacagtgagataccatctcacaccgattagaatggctgccattaaacaaacaggaaactacaaatgctggaggggatgtggagaaattggaactcttattcattgttggtgggactgtataatggttcagccactctggaagtcagtctggcagttccttagaaaactagatatagagttatcattcgatccagcgattgcgcttctcggtatatacccggaagatcggaaagcagtgacatgaacagatatctgcacaccaatgttcatagcagcattattcacaattgccaagagatggaaacaacccaaatgtccttcagcagatgagtggataaataaaatgtggtatatacacacgatggaatactacacggcagtaagaaggaacgatctcgtgaaacatatgacaacatggatgaaccttggacataatgctgagcgaaataagccaggcacaaaaagagaaatattatatgctaccactaatgtgaactttgaaaaatgtaaaacaaatggtttataatgtagaatgtaggggaactatcaataaagagcaattaaggaagggggaacaataatccaagaagaacagataagctattgtgggtaaatttaacgttctgggaatgcccaggaatgactatggtctgttaatttctgatgggtatagtaggaacaagttcacagaaatgttgctatattaggtaactttcttggggtagaggaggaacatgttggaagtaaagtagttgtcttaggttagttgtctttttcttactcccttgttatggtctctttcaaatgtttttttattgtatgtttttttttaattattattttttttatttttcatacagttgatttaaaaaaaaaaaagttaaaagaaaaaaaaaaaaaaggacaaaaatatgtagagcccccttgaggagcctgtggagaatgcaggggtattggcctaccccacctcgatggttgctaacatgaccacagacataggggactggtggtttgatgggttgagctctctaccacacgattacccttgggaagactgttaatgcaaaggagaggctaggcctccccctataattgtgcctaagagcctcctcccgaatgcctctttgttgctcagatgtggccctccttctctacctaagccaacttgaaaggtgaaatcactgccctccccgctacatgggatcagacacccaggggagtgaatctccctggcaacatggaatatgactcccagggaggaatgtagacccggcatcgtgggatggagaacatcttcttgaccaaaagagggatgtgaaaggaaattaaataagcttcagtggcagagagattccaaaaggagccgagaggtcactctggtgggtactcttacgcacagtttagacaaccctttttaggttctaatgaattggggtagctggtggtagatacctgaaactatcaaactacaatgcagaacccatgaatctcgaagacaattgtataaaaatatagcttatggggggtgacaatgggattgggaaagccataaggaccacactccactttgactagtttatggatggatgagtagaaaaataggggaaggaaacaaacaaacaaacagaggcacccagtgttcttttttactttaattgctctttttcactttaattgttattcttgttatttttgtgtgtgtgctaatgaaggtgtcagggattggtttaggtgatgaatgtacaactatgtaatggtactgtgaacaatcgaatgaacgatttgttttgtatgactgtgtggtatgtgaatatatctcaataaaatggtttaaaataaaaaaaaaatttaaaaatatggcttttaCAAATCAGTAcatcacctttctgtatttatcctatatttcacaataaggagagaactgaaactgtggaactataaccctaATACCTTTTGAAATAACTTATATAACTcctgttgagctgtactttgaaagttaataccttttggtatatgttatattttacaataatggagataactgaaattgtggaactgtaacccataacattctttaaaatttgctctctaattatttgttaatcatactttgaaagttatcactgttatgtttatatgttaaagttcacaataaaacaatgcataaaaaattttaaagaatcagTTGACAGTAAACGTGAGGGTTggtttctgaactctgaattcaattctattggtctatatgcctgtccttgtgccagtaccatgatgctttatttttattttagaaatgcgattttattgcgatatattcatacactatataatccatccaaagtagacaattagtggttcacagtatcatcatatagttgtgcatgcatcaccaccattaattttagaacattcattactccaaaacaaataaaaagtaaaaataaaaataaaaaagaacacccaaaacatcctgtgctggtttggatgtattatgtcccccaaaacgccattatctttcttgcagtcttgtgtgggcaggaaacgtattggtgttgattgggttggagacttttgattggatgtttccatggagatgtggccctgcccattcagcatgggccttgattagtttactaggacactatataagctcaggcagaaggagtgagcttgctacagcgaagagggacactttgaagaacgcgcaggagctgagagaagagctacagatgagagacagtttgaagacggccattgaaagcagacttttgctacagagaagctaagagaggacaaatgccccaagagcaactgagggtgacatttttcaggggctgcagcctagagaggaacatcctgggagaaagccattttgaaaccagaactctggagcagatgccagccacatgccttcccagctaacagaggttttctgtacaccattggcgatcctccagtgaaggtacccgattgttcttgtgttaccttggacactttatggccttaagactgtaactgtgtaaccaaataaaccccctttataaaagccaatctatttctggggttttgcatcccagcagcattaggaaactagaacacatCCCATATCCcctacccccctattatttatttatatttgtctttattttattactcatctgcccgtacactggatccagggagtgtcagtcacaaggttttcacaactgAAACACtatctgttttgattactatttgtctcctactattaatgtagaaccatcagtttctcccttgaAATCTGTCAGtatatgtttcatatattttggggctctgctgttaggtgcatatgtatttataattgttatgtcttcttgttgaattgatccctttattagtatataatgactgtctttgtccctcacaACAGTTTTTGACGTAAAGTTTATTTTCTCTGCTatcagtatagctaccccagctctatTTTGGTTAGTACTTggatggtgtatttttttccattccttcactttcaacctacttatgtctttgtatttctggtgagtctcttataagcagcatatagttgagcCATgcctttttttatccttttgctaatctctgccttttgactggcagaatcatttttaaatttacattttaagtcactactgatattggaggattttcttctgccattttgctgtttagactttgtaagtcttatatcttcgttgttcctcaattcttccatcaatgcctacattcatatttatttgattttttgtattgtaccttATTGaatctcttctcatttctatctgaatgtatttttcatgtatttttcttgccattaccatggggttaaaatttaacaccctaaatgtATAAtagtcatatttgatttgataccaacttgactacAATATCTTACATGTACACTGTTCTTATACCATTCTGTCCTCCCACCTTTTTCTGTACTTGTAAcaacatatatatttgtacattttatgtcccaaaccatagagttatcattactttttatgtatctgcattttagcacttgtaggGAGTAAAAAGTGCAGGTACAtacaaaaaaaagtacaattcagtattactggcatttgtaattacccaaatggttgcCTTTACCAGAGGACATTCAGACCTATTTCTTCCAATGTTCAATAGAAATGATAATATTGATTGGACTAAAGAATAAAAACTGAATCTAATGATGAAATCATTCTCATATGCATGGGCTCATCATCCAATATTAGAAGAAATAGGGTTATAGAAAATCTTAACCTATAGCAGAGATGCCAATAAGTTGATAGTATATGCCTGGAGAAAGATTCTGACTCCATGCCTGGGAAGAAAGAGTGCTGAACTTGATTATTGATATATGCAGTAGACATATGATTAAAGAGTGGTAGCACGTGTGCCAGGAATTTTCCATTCTGGACTAGATAATGTTTGAgacctttttaattttagaagcaTTGGAGATGTTTTAGAGAATGAGAGAAGACACACTTTAGTTTCTGGTACTCAAAGGCCAGGTCCACTCTTTGTGGGAAAACTGGACTTAAAAAAGGTATGCTTAGTTAGTGGGGTAGTGTCTGTTTCAGATACCAAAGGGCTCTAATAATTGTATCATGAGATAACCCAGGGTCAGGGAAGAATTAACCAAGTCTTCGAACTGTGTTCAGCTGCAATGGTTTCTAAATAGGAGTTATCTAGGGAAAGGGATGGATGTTTACATATATTGTGGGTTCTGAGGCTCTTACACTTTGGGGGAACACATTTtgagaaaaatcatacaaatttttaaaatacaaaattggaTACAAGGCCTTGGATTGGTCCCATTGGCCCTGAAGTTTAAGCTTAGTTAATTGAATAGTAAAACCACCTTTACTTATGAAGGttgttaaaaatcttaaaaataagatTCCTGGTCCCACTCAGGACATTGTTATTCAGTATACTTGGGCCcagaaatatgtattttcattaaGCATTCTATTGTGATATGGCTGGACTACGTTGGAAAAACATCAAATACCTGCATATTTTCTGACACACTAAAGATTACTCACATTTGTTTAATAACTGAAACACCTCTCTCTATTTCAGCATTTATCTATTAACCCCATTTTCTTCAAGCAAATAATGTAAATCCAATAGAGAACACTTTCCTTCTGAGGTGGAGAGCCAGGCTGGGATTCAGCTGCCCCAGGTTGCTGGGTTTCCATGCTGgctcccttccttttttcttctctacaaCTGCTGGCATTGGCACAGTTCTCTGGCTCCCAGGCATTGACtctgaagagagaaaatgactcgTGTTAACTTCAGGTGGTTTACattcatttgattattttcctaACATCATGTCTGGCCATTTAAAGAAAATCATCACATCTAAGGAAAATATTTGGTCCTATTGAATCTGTCCTGCCTAGAGGATATCCAAGTATACACGAATTAAGGAGCTAACATTTAGTGAACATCTAGTATGTGCCAGGTACCTTTCACACAGGATCTCAATTAGTTTTCATAACCACCTATGAGAGGCAAATATCCcaagtcccattttacagatgaagcaactGAGGTTGGAAAAGTCATGCAACTTGTCCCCAGTCACTCAGCCAGTGAGTAGCAGTTCTATCCAAACTCCAAAGTTTGTGCTTTCCTCATTATGCCATACTGCCTCTGGAAAAGAAAGAGTTCTTCTTTATAGATCAAGGCCAAGGACCCAGAATATAAGCAAACATACAGGGCATGGGACTTCAAAGATGACAAATGCTGTAACGGCTACTCCACTAGCAACAGGGTGTTAACAATCAGGAATTTGACCACAGTGCtcaatttctgcctcttttctagGTTTTTGAATGTGTctaaaaggagaagggagaaaagagaatttgAGAAAGGAAGGAGATTAACCCTTTGACTTGAGGGTCACCTGACTTACAAGACTTAACTGGGGCTCAACCTGACTCAGAGGCGGAGACTGAATACAGCCTCAGAGTCAGgaaggagatggggtggggagggagggcttCCTGAATTCTGTTTTAGCCACCTTGTAGCCTCTTCTCAATGAGGCAGCTTCCCTGGGATTTGGTATTTTCCATGATCAAGTACAGCTGCTTCTTGTGCTGCTCTCAGGCGTTCTAAGTTCATCTTTTACCAGCAGGCCTCTCAGGGTCCCTCCTCTTCTACTCTGACACATTGtatggtgttggggattgaatcatatcccctacaaaaggcatattcaggtcccaactcctagtcttgtggttgtgaacccatttgtaaataggatctttgaaaatataattagttaaggtatgcccaaactgaatgatggTAGActttaatccaatgtggctgaagtccttataaacaaagatTGAACATGGAGGAAAGACTGTGGGGAGCAgatagaagctgaaagtcaatggaacccagacgagaaaggagaagatgttgccacatgcattgccatgtgacggaaaagccaaggaaccccaaagaatgCCAGCCAGCCAAATATACTaaccctggaggaagcaagccttctagcctctgaaaccatgaatcaataaatttctgttgttaagccaaccattgtatgatatttgttttagtagccaggaaactaaaacatatgtgATAAGAAAATCACGTTTTCTGTGCTCGTCTTGGCTTTCCTGGGATATAAGGAGGAACATAGGTGAATTGGCATTGCTTCTGGGTAATAAGCCAAATCTGGGGACAAATGGCTCATATGTATCTTCTTGTCACCAAtttcatatttgatttttccctgatAGGAACTGGAATGTAACCCAAAATGGAATCTTACAGAATTTGAGTCCTGACCAATTTAGAAAGGGCTGTTTCTAAAAAACAGTGCAGATGAAAACATGTACTTGCATTTGGTTATGTCACCCCGGTTATGATTACTTAGTACTAAATGTTGCCTATCTATACATGTGATGTCTAGAATTACCAACCACATGAATAAGATTTCTTCTATACTTAAATCTGGCTACAGGGTGCGCTTACTTGCATGGAGGTAAAGGATCACTGATGGTGTCATATTAGAAAAATCTGTGGGATCTTCTTGTAAAGAAGCTGATTTTTTCccataaaaaatcaaatgattttcaTATGTAAACTCTGTGTAACTTCTTAACCTTCAGGAAAATCCTAGGAGACCCAGACTAATGTTGGGACTAAAAATGTTTCTTATTCTTTCCATTCTTGTCTCACCCCTATTTATTCTGTATCTTGTTGTttcaaagaccaaaaaaaaaaaaatcttaaatacttgtagttctctctccttctttatTTCCAGGAGCTGTGGAGCTGGTAGTTGTGGAAAGTCTCTGATGAAGCCCCTTCATAATATAGACCTTATGTTGGAAGAtccctggttaaaaaaaaaaaaaaaaaaaaaaaaacaagaaaaaaacaatgaaaaaacaactCGAGAAATCTCATCCTGCCTGACAAAATCCTAGCATCTACCCAGCTGATTAAACTTCTGATTATGGCACCAGTTGCCCTGTCCATAGGTTTAGGGTGTGGGCGCAAAGTAATGCCAAGAATGAAGGAGGATAGGGATACTAGTAAGAGATAAAAGATTAAATCCCCATGGGGCCTTTGACTAAGGTGGAATCAGAGTAAAAGATCAGACCGTATCTTGTTTGGTTatcattcttaaggccataatagtaATAAAGGCAGAGGCTATAACACTGCTGAAAGTTTCCTTCTTTAAAGGTGGTTCCAAATTCCATGGAAGAGCATGAACTATTACAACTTGCCTTAATGACTACTGCAATTCTGTCTTGTGGAGTTTAAGTCAACTACTCTGAGAGGGGATTGGGGAAAGCAGGAGGTGCTTCATAAACTccttaatttcattcattcaggacatattttcaaatgaatattATGTGTCAAGCACTGCTTCAGGTACTTTGGATATATTAGTTGGATATATTCTAGGACAGGAGCAAGCTAGTGGAAGGGAGGGTGGAGCACATGGTCAGGGGAAGCAGACAACAGTAtgcataataaataaattttatggcATGTTAGAAGGGATTAGTGCtaccaaaaatattaaaagtagatCAGGGTAAGTGAagactctgggggtgggggtgggggtggcagtggtTGGGCAATCTTCAGTATAGGGTA encodes the following:
- the C18H17orf78 gene encoding LOW QUALITY PROTEIN: uncharacterized protein C17orf78 homolog (The sequence of the model RefSeq protein was modified relative to this genomic sequence to represent the inferred CDS: substituted 1 base at 1 genomic stop codon); translation: TILVFSLIMASXDANKKELRDSSCHVEPLPELYPGEVRSIRDVLMQGIFQHKVYIMKGLHQRLSTTTSSTAPGNKEGERTTKSMPGSQRTVPMPAVVEKKKGREPAWKPSNLGQLNPSLALHLRRKVFSIGFTLFA